A single genomic interval of Nostoc commune NIES-4072 harbors:
- a CDS encoding type II toxin-antitoxin system VapC family toxin — protein MYLLDTNICIALLNENPQAVTKFNRFFSQCYLSIIVVSELYKGVYCSRKLAENLEILAQFLELLPVEEFEIEAAIEFGKIQSELRIIGKPTGEFDALIAAVARSRDDILVTNNIKDFENIPNLKLDNWLET, from the coding sequence ATGTATTTATTAGATACCAACATTTGCATTGCACTGCTAAATGAAAATCCCCAAGCTGTTACTAAATTCAATCGATTTTTCAGCCAATGCTATCTGTCCATCATTGTAGTTTCAGAGCTATACAAAGGTGTTTATTGTTCTCGAAAATTAGCCGAGAATCTAGAGATATTAGCACAGTTTCTAGAACTACTACCAGTGGAAGAATTTGAAATAGAAGCAGCTATTGAATTTGGCAAGATTCAAAGTGAACTCCGAATAATTGGGAAACCAACTGGAGAATTTGATGCCTTAATTGCTGCTGTGGCTCGTTCTCGTGACGATATTCTGGTTACTAATAATATCAAAGATTTTGAAAATATTCCCAACTTAAAATTAGATAACTGGTTAGAAACTTGA
- a CDS encoding XisI protein, producing the protein MANLQQYRQLICSILTEHTKIPYSYGNIQHETIFDREQDRYLVMILGREPVPELSPTATRRVHGCLIHIDIIDGKIWIQRDGTEEGLARELVKAGIPKDRIVLGFRSEELRKDSEFAIA; encoded by the coding sequence ATGGCTAATTTGCAACAATACAGGCAGCTAATTTGCAGCATTCTTACTGAACATACAAAGATTCCTTACTCTTACGGCAATATTCAGCATGAAACTATCTTTGATCGAGAACAGGATCGATATTTGGTAATGATTCTTGGTCGAGAACCAGTACCAGAACTCTCTCCAACTGCAACACGCCGCGTTCACGGCTGTCTGATTCACATTGATATTATTGATGGCAAAATTTGGATTCAACGTGATGGCACTGAAGAGGGGTTAGCAAGGGAATTAGTAAAGGCAGGTATCCCAAAGGATCGGATTGTGTTAGGGTTTCGGTCTGAAGAACTGCGGAAAGATTCAGAATTTGCAATCGCATAG
- a CDS encoding GNAT family N-acetyltransferase, giving the protein MTNLLETERLLIRSWIPESDAEQAFAIYSDPEVTHFLGKSSRVTSIESQRQRLIEGIERMHQRNNGTGAWAIVEKESTTIVGTILLKQLPDKDGLPTQDYEVGWHLRRASWGKGYATEAGRVMLNYGFSVLNLPVIYAVVKPENHASIRVTERLGMKPIGRTNKYYGIELLLFQLDAPEEWRENRKAVLE; this is encoded by the coding sequence ATGACAAATCTTTTGGAAACCGAACGCTTGCTCATTCGCAGTTGGATACCCGAAAGCGATGCCGAACAAGCGTTTGCAATTTACAGTGATCCTGAAGTTACGCACTTTCTTGGTAAATCTTCTCGCGTTACAAGTATTGAGTCACAGCGTCAGCGCTTGATTGAAGGTATCGAGCGAATGCACCAACGCAACAATGGTACTGGAGCTTGGGCAATTGTTGAAAAGGAAAGTACAACAATTGTGGGAACTATCCTTCTTAAACAATTGCCCGACAAAGATGGTTTACCCACTCAAGATTATGAAGTAGGCTGGCACTTAAGGCGAGCTTCTTGGGGTAAAGGGTATGCAACAGAAGCTGGACGGGTTATGCTCAATTACGGATTTAGTGTTTTGAACTTGCCAGTAATTTATGCCGTAGTGAAGCCAGAAAATCATGCTTCAATCCGTGTAACAGAACGATTGGGTATGAAACCAATAGGGCGGACAAACAAGTATTACGGCATTGAACTACTCCTGTTTCAACTAGATGCACCTGAAGAGTGGAGAGAGAACAGGAAAGCAGTTCTTGAGTAG
- a CDS encoding dolichyl-phosphate-mannose--protein mannosyltransferase codes for MTKKWFRIGMVSVFLLSLALRFWGLERFNTLVFDEVYFAKFGNNYLTHTPFFNAHPPLSQYMIGIGIWIGSHIPFWHDTVNGLTGSLRSPWTYRWFNALTGSFIPLVVTAIAYQLSYRRSFALLAGFFTACDGIFLVESRYALSNIYIVIFGLLGHWFLLLALDNQNRRRFWLVFAGIAFGASVGTKWNGLWFLSGVYLIWIAAWIIHLIHSFLNSKLFFASSSLKEAGGGESRGAGEAGEAGVSTYSPSSQTPLQNLTQLNIFQMLFYLGIIPALIYSIIWIPHLQLDKTYGFIAVHQQILKFHLQLGGNNPNVHPYCAPWYKWPLMTRPMAYYYQTAESITEPLPVMGPPLPAGAGQVIYDVHAMGNPFLWWFGLAAMLFLVGMLVSQPISLWVKEKRFSVPETLSVDTWIALYLVINYAANLLPWVEVTRCVFIYHYMCAVVFIFLAIAWFVDQCLRSYYQQLRALGVTITFIILAAFIFWMPIYLGLPLSPHDYKLRMWFNSWI; via the coding sequence ATGACAAAAAAGTGGTTCCGAATTGGGATGGTGAGTGTATTTCTTCTTTCACTTGCCTTAAGGTTTTGGGGGCTGGAGCGATTCAACACTCTGGTATTTGATGAAGTTTATTTTGCCAAATTTGGTAATAATTATCTTACGCATACGCCATTTTTTAATGCTCATCCGCCGCTAAGTCAATATATGATCGGCATCGGCATTTGGATTGGCAGTCACATTCCTTTTTGGCACGATACGGTAAATGGATTGACAGGATCATTGCGATCGCCTTGGACTTATCGGTGGTTTAATGCTCTTACTGGCTCATTTATCCCTTTAGTTGTAACTGCGATCGCTTATCAATTGAGTTATCGTCGTAGCTTTGCTCTGCTTGCAGGTTTCTTCACAGCTTGTGATGGCATCTTTCTAGTTGAGTCTCGCTATGCTTTAAGTAATATTTATATCGTCATCTTTGGTTTATTAGGGCACTGGTTTTTATTATTAGCATTAGATAATCAAAATCGACGACGTTTTTGGTTAGTTTTTGCTGGCATTGCTTTTGGTGCTTCAGTCGGTACTAAATGGAACGGTTTATGGTTCCTCTCAGGTGTTTATCTCATTTGGATAGCAGCTTGGATAATCCATTTGATACATTCTTTTCTGAACTCCAAACTCTTTTTTGCATCTTCTTCATTGAAAGAGGCAGGAGGCGGGGAGAGTAGAGGAGCAGGGGAAGCAGGGGAGGCAGGGGTTAGTACTTATTCTCCCTCGTCTCAGACACCACTACAAAACCTAACTCAGCTAAATATTTTTCAGATGCTGTTTTATTTAGGAATTATCCCAGCTTTGATTTACAGCATCATCTGGATTCCTCACCTTCAACTAGATAAAACTTATGGATTTATTGCAGTACATCAGCAAATTTTGAAGTTTCATTTACAGCTAGGTGGCAATAATCCTAACGTGCATCCTTATTGTGCTCCCTGGTACAAATGGCCGTTGATGACTCGACCAATGGCATATTATTATCAAACAGCTGAAAGTATTACCGAACCCTTACCTGTGATGGGCCCGCCTTTGCCTGCCGGTGCTGGACAAGTTATTTATGATGTCCATGCAATGGGCAATCCATTTTTGTGGTGGTTTGGTCTTGCTGCTATGTTGTTTTTAGTAGGGATGCTGGTGTCACAACCCATAAGTCTTTGGGTGAAAGAAAAGCGTTTTTCAGTACCTGAAACTCTTAGCGTTGATACTTGGATTGCCTTGTATTTAGTTATAAATTATGCTGCTAACTTATTACCTTGGGTGGAAGTGACAAGGTGCGTTTTTATATATCACTATATGTGTGCGGTGGTGTTTATATTTTTAGCGATCGCTTGGTTTGTCGATCAGTGTCTTCGCAGTTATTATCAACAACTCCGGGCGCTAGGTGTCACCATTACTTTTATCATTCTGGCTGCTTTTATTTTCTGGATGCCGATTTATCTGGGTTTACCCCTCTCACCTCACGATTATAAGCTGCGAATGTGGTTTAACTCTTGGATTTGA